A stretch of Enterobacter cloacae complex sp. ECNIH7 DNA encodes these proteins:
- a CDS encoding lipoprotein, translating into MRYSALTLLVPCALVLSACTTTVTPAFKDIGTRSGPCIEGGPDAVAQQFYDYRIQHRSNDLTGLRPYLSDGLAKLLNDATRDPQHNALLKSDPFSSRTTLPDSAEVASASTIPNTDARNIPLRVKLTQGTQTWQDEVLMIREGQCWAVDDVRYVGGSVHAPAGTLRQSIENR; encoded by the coding sequence ATGCGCTATTCTGCTTTAACACTTTTAGTGCCCTGCGCGCTGGTGCTCAGCGCCTGTACCACCACGGTCACGCCAGCCTTTAAGGATATCGGTACCCGCAGCGGCCCCTGCATTGAGGGCGGCCCGGACGCCGTGGCGCAGCAGTTCTATGATTATCGCATCCAGCACCGCAGCAACGATCTCACCGGCCTGCGCCCGTATCTGAGCGACGGTCTGGCAAAATTGCTTAACGATGCCACCCGCGATCCGCAGCACAACGCGCTGCTGAAATCCGATCCGTTCTCCAGCCGTACCACGCTGCCGGACAGCGCCGAAGTAGCCAGCGCGTCAACCATACCGAACACGGATGCCCGCAATATTCCGCTGCGCGTGAAGCTGACGCAGGGAACCCAAACCTGGCAGGATGAAGTGCTGATGATCCGTGAAGGACAGTGCTGGGCGGTAGACGACGTGCGCTACGTTGGCGGCAGCGTTCATGCCCCGGCAGGCACGCTTCGCCAGTCGATTGAGAATCGCTAA
- a CDS encoding N-acetylmuramoyl-L-alanine amidase produces MRRSLATLLLALLLAGCVTEKGIVDKGAYELDTRHQALAAYPRIKVLVIHYTADDFDSSLATLTDNNVSSHYLIPANPPAPDGKPRIWQLVPESELAWHAGISFWRGTNRINDTSVGIELENRGWQKTSGVKQFTPFEPAQIAALVPLAKDIITRYNIRPENVVAHSDIAPQRKDDPGPLFPWQALARQGIGAWPDPARVVFYLNGKPRDELVEQKILLDLLARYGYEVTDNMTNAQQKRVIVAFQMHFRPARWDGVADRETLAIAEALLERYGQG; encoded by the coding sequence ATGAGGCGTTCGCTTGCCACGCTCCTGCTGGCGCTGCTGCTGGCAGGATGCGTTACGGAAAAGGGGATCGTTGATAAAGGCGCCTACGAGCTGGACACGCGCCATCAGGCGCTGGCGGCTTACCCGCGCATCAAGGTGCTGGTGATCCACTATACCGCGGACGATTTTGACAGCTCGCTGGCCACCCTGACGGATAATAACGTCAGCTCTCACTATTTGATTCCGGCTAACCCCCCTGCACCAGACGGTAAACCGCGCATCTGGCAGCTGGTGCCTGAAAGCGAACTGGCCTGGCATGCGGGCATTAGCTTCTGGCGCGGCACCAACCGCATTAATGATACGTCGGTCGGCATTGAGCTGGAGAACCGCGGCTGGCAAAAAACGTCGGGCGTTAAGCAATTTACGCCGTTTGAGCCTGCGCAAATTGCGGCGCTGGTGCCGCTCGCCAAAGACATTATTACCCGCTACAACATCAGACCTGAAAATGTGGTGGCCCATTCGGACATCGCCCCACAGCGCAAAGACGATCCCGGCCCGCTGTTTCCGTGGCAGGCGCTCGCCAGACAGGGCATTGGCGCATGGCCCGACCCGGCTCGGGTGGTATTTTACCTGAACGGTAAGCCGCGAGATGAACTTGTGGAGCAAAAGATACTGCTCGATCTGCTGGCGCGCTACGGCTATGAGGTGACCGATAACATGACGAACGCGCAGCAGAAGCGCGTGATCGTCGCGTTTCAGATGCATTTTCGCCCGGCGCGCTGGGACGGCGTGGCCGATCGCGAAACGCTGGCTATCGCGGAGGCGCTGTTAGAGCGCTACGGGCAGGGGTAA
- the artM gene encoding arginine ABC transporter permease ArtM → MLEYFPELMKGLHTSLTLTVASIIVALILALIFTIILTLKTPVLVWIVRGYITLFTGTPLLVQIFLIYYGPGQFPSLQEYPVIWHLLSEPWLCALIALSLNSAAYTTQLFYGAIRAIPEGQWQSCGALGMSKKDTLAILLPYAFKRALSSYSNEVVLVFKSTSLAYTITLMEVMGHGQLLYGRTYDVMVFGAAGVVYLVVNGLLTLMMRLIERKALAFERRN, encoded by the coding sequence ATGCTTGAATATTTCCCCGAGCTGATGAAAGGGCTGCACACCAGCCTGACGCTGACCGTGGCGTCCATTATCGTGGCGCTGATCCTGGCCCTTATCTTCACCATCATCCTGACGCTGAAAACGCCGGTGCTGGTGTGGATTGTGCGCGGCTACATCACCCTGTTTACCGGTACGCCGCTGCTGGTGCAGATCTTCCTGATTTACTACGGCCCGGGCCAGTTCCCGTCGCTGCAGGAATATCCGGTTATCTGGCATCTGCTCTCTGAACCGTGGCTGTGTGCCCTGATTGCCCTTTCGCTTAACAGTGCGGCCTATACCACCCAGCTGTTCTACGGGGCGATCCGCGCCATTCCGGAAGGACAATGGCAGTCCTGCGGAGCGCTGGGCATGAGCAAGAAAGACACGCTGGCGATCCTGCTGCCGTACGCCTTTAAGCGCGCGCTCTCCTCCTACTCCAACGAAGTGGTGCTGGTGTTCAAGAGTACCTCCCTGGCCTACACCATCACCCTGATGGAGGTGATGGGTCACGGACAGCTGCTGTACGGGCGCACCTATGACGTGATGGTGTTCGGTGCGGCAGGCGTGGTCTATCTGGTGGTTAACGGCCTGTTGACGCTGATGATGCGCCTGATCGAGCGTAAAGCACTGGCGTTTGAGCGCAGAAATTAA
- the artQ gene encoding arginine ABC transporter permease ArtQ gives MNEIFPLASAAGMTVGLAVCALIIGLVLAMFFAVWESAKWFPVAWTGSALVTVLRGLPEILVVLFIYFGSSQLLLTLSDGFTINLGFAQIPVQMQIENFDVSPFLCGVIALSLLYSAYASQTLRGALKAVPQGQWESGQALGLSKSAIFFRLVMPQMWRHALPGLGNQWLVLLKDTALVSLISVNDLMLQTKSIATRTQEPFTWYIVAAAIYLVITLLSQYILKRIDLRATRFERRPG, from the coding sequence ATGAATGAAATTTTTCCTTTAGCAAGCGCCGCCGGGATGACCGTCGGCCTTGCCGTTTGCGCACTGATTATCGGCCTCGTGCTGGCGATGTTCTTTGCGGTGTGGGAATCCGCGAAATGGTTCCCCGTCGCCTGGACAGGCTCCGCGCTGGTCACCGTGCTGCGTGGGCTACCGGAAATTCTGGTGGTCCTGTTTATCTATTTCGGCTCCTCACAGCTGCTGCTGACGCTGTCGGACGGCTTCACGATCAATCTTGGCTTTGCGCAGATCCCGGTGCAGATGCAGATTGAAAACTTCGACGTTAGTCCGTTCCTGTGCGGCGTGATTGCTCTCTCCCTGCTCTACTCCGCGTACGCGTCGCAAACCCTGCGCGGTGCGCTGAAAGCCGTGCCGCAGGGGCAGTGGGAGTCCGGCCAGGCGTTAGGCTTGTCGAAATCAGCGATCTTCTTCCGCCTGGTCATGCCGCAGATGTGGCGTCATGCCCTGCCGGGCCTCGGCAACCAGTGGCTGGTGCTGCTGAAAGATACCGCGCTGGTGAGCCTGATCAGCGTTAACGATTTGATGCTGCAAACCAAAAGCATCGCCACCCGCACCCAGGAGCCTTTTACCTGGTACATTGTGGCGGCGGCTATCTACCTGGTGATCACGTTGCTCAGTCAGTACATCCTCAAGCGTATTGACCTGCGTGCGACGCGCTTTGAACGGAGACCAGGCTGA
- the gspC gene encoding type II secretion system protein GspC, giving the protein MFVLLIFCGQQGYMVYKDYKKVTNRLSDSKQNTQKKSHDETQFVLFTPAVMPAQQPAAVKTPLSAEIEGILSSDEAWLSFAVIKTPAGQKSYREGEMLAGFDNAYIAEIHADNVVVNYEGAPQVISLNKPDYFKGGVDSAPATKSKKDAGLDNLHLDDYLVLKPLIEKGQLEGYNINPRNASSFYSHAGLEKGDVVVKVDDVDMTKEAQAKEIVARWSKMKEADVIIRRHAHLENIRVNVLNN; this is encoded by the coding sequence ATGTTTGTGCTGCTTATTTTCTGCGGCCAGCAAGGGTATATGGTTTATAAAGATTATAAGAAAGTGACGAACAGGTTGTCTGATTCAAAACAGAATACGCAAAAAAAAAGTCACGATGAAACCCAGTTTGTACTTTTTACGCCGGCGGTAATGCCGGCGCAACAGCCAGCGGCGGTGAAAACGCCGCTCAGTGCGGAAATCGAAGGTATTCTCAGCAGCGATGAAGCCTGGCTGTCCTTTGCGGTGATAAAAACCCCCGCCGGACAAAAGAGCTATCGCGAGGGCGAAATGCTCGCCGGTTTTGACAATGCCTATATTGCCGAAATTCATGCCGATAATGTGGTGGTGAATTATGAAGGCGCGCCGCAGGTTATTTCACTTAACAAGCCAGACTATTTCAAAGGCGGCGTGGATAGCGCCCCGGCAACCAAATCGAAGAAAGATGCAGGGTTGGATAATCTGCATCTGGATGATTATCTGGTGTTAAAACCGTTAATCGAAAAAGGCCAGCTGGAAGGCTACAACATTAATCCACGCAATGCGTCGTCTTTCTACAGCCATGCTGGCCTGGAAAAAGGTGATGTGGTGGTAAAAGTTGACGATGTGGATATGACTAAAGAGGCGCAGGCAAAAGAGATCGTTGCCCGCTGGTCAAAAATGAAAGAAGCGGATGTCATTATTCGGCGTCACGCTCACCTTGAAAATATTCGGGTCAATGTTCTAAACAATTAA
- a CDS encoding heavy metal-binding domain-containing protein, whose amino-acid sequence MQFSTTPTLEGQTITEYCGVVTGEAILGANIFRDFFAGIRDIVGGRSGAYEKELRKAREIAFKELGEQAEALGADAVVGIDIDYETVGKDASMLMVSVSGTAVKTLR is encoded by the coding sequence ATGCAGTTTTCAACAACGCCAACCCTGGAAGGGCAGACAATAACCGAGTATTGCGGCGTGGTCACCGGCGAAGCGATCCTCGGTGCCAATATCTTCCGCGACTTTTTTGCCGGTATCCGCGACATTGTTGGCGGCCGCTCGGGCGCATATGAAAAAGAGCTGCGCAAAGCGCGTGAAATCGCCTTTAAAGAGCTCGGCGAGCAGGCGGAAGCCCTCGGTGCGGACGCGGTCGTGGGGATTGATATCGACTACGAAACGGTCGGAAAAGATGCCAGCATGCTGATGGTGAGCGTAAGCGGTACGGCGGTGAAAACCCTCCGATGA
- a CDS encoding formylglycine-generating enzyme family protein, with amino-acid sequence MTYTGYGVTGLLITLVLTGCRDDQKMKTEQTDLVNRALENMVTVKGGRFQMGDFGALIGEKLPFSADADNKPLHWVSLSDFRISKYRVTWGEFNRWLEIQGREPNDYFRKTANDSDSDYASLKIALGYNYPASANWQDAQAYCRWLGQVSKRHTDLPTEAQWEYAARSRGQFLIFGNSDNWYHYENDIKRNIAPSTENRPVGNYAPNPLGLYDIQGNGADWVKDWYAADYYSHSPEQDPQGPEKGDKRVIRGLPRDAGEGYTITRGSMRPETVQGPPSRSIGFRCVENSPLAN; translated from the coding sequence ATGACGTATACAGGCTATGGTGTGACAGGATTACTGATTACTCTGGTGCTGACTGGCTGCCGGGATGATCAAAAAATGAAGACTGAGCAGACAGATCTGGTTAACAGGGCGCTGGAAAATATGGTCACAGTGAAAGGTGGCCGTTTTCAGATGGGTGATTTTGGTGCTCTCATCGGTGAGAAACTGCCGTTCAGTGCAGATGCTGATAATAAACCCCTGCACTGGGTGTCGCTGTCTGATTTCCGTATCAGTAAGTACCGGGTGACGTGGGGAGAATTTAACCGCTGGCTGGAGATCCAGGGGCGGGAGCCGAACGATTATTTTCGGAAGACGGCCAATGATAGCGATTCAGATTATGCCTCACTGAAAATTGCGCTTGGCTATAATTATCCAGCATCGGCTAACTGGCAGGATGCGCAGGCCTACTGCCGGTGGCTGGGTCAAGTCAGCAAGCGTCACACCGACCTGCCAACGGAAGCGCAGTGGGAGTACGCAGCACGCAGCCGAGGTCAGTTCCTGATTTTTGGCAACAGTGATAACTGGTATCACTACGAAAATGACATCAAACGTAACATCGCCCCCTCTACGGAAAACCGTCCGGTAGGAAATTATGCCCCGAATCCGCTCGGTTTATATGATATTCAGGGAAATGGGGCTGACTGGGTCAAAGATTGGTATGCGGCGGATTATTACAGTCATTCTCCTGAGCAAGATCCTCAGGGGCCAGAGAAAGGTGATAAACGGGTTATCCGGGGACTACCCAGAGATGCCGGAGAGGGTTACACCATTACCAGAGGAAGTATGAGACCTGAAACCGTTCAGGGGCCTCCCTCGCGCTCAATAGGTTTTCGCTGTGTTGAAAACAGCCCGTTAGCGAATTAA
- the artI gene encoding arginine ABC transporter substrate-binding protein ArtI: MKKVLLAVLLAGVTLSATAAQTIRFATEASYPPFESIDANNKIVGFDVDLANALCKEIDATCTFSNQAFDSLIPSLKFRRIDAVMAGMDITPEREKQVLFTTPYYDNSALFIGQKGKFASVDQLKGKKVGVQNGTTHQKFIMDKHPEITTVPYDSYQNAKLDLQNGRIDGVFGDTAVVTEWLKANDKLAPVGDKVTDKDYFGTGLGIAVRQGNTELQQKFNAALEKVKKDGTYETIYKKWFQK; encoded by the coding sequence ATGAAAAAAGTATTACTTGCCGTGCTGCTTGCTGGCGTTACCCTTTCCGCTACCGCAGCCCAGACCATTCGTTTCGCCACGGAAGCCTCTTACCCTCCGTTTGAGTCGATTGATGCGAACAACAAAATTGTTGGCTTCGACGTGGACCTGGCTAACGCCCTGTGTAAAGAGATCGATGCGACCTGTACTTTCAGCAACCAGGCGTTCGACAGCCTGATCCCAAGCCTGAAGTTCCGCCGTATCGACGCCGTGATGGCTGGTATGGACATCACTCCTGAGCGTGAAAAGCAGGTGCTGTTTACCACCCCTTACTACGACAACTCTGCCCTGTTCATCGGTCAGAAAGGCAAATTCGCCTCTGTCGATCAGCTGAAAGGCAAAAAAGTTGGCGTGCAGAACGGCACCACGCACCAGAAATTCATCATGGATAAACATCCGGAAATCACTACCGTTCCGTACGACAGCTACCAGAACGCGAAGCTGGATCTGCAAAATGGCCGTATCGACGGCGTATTTGGTGATACCGCGGTTGTTACCGAGTGGCTGAAAGCCAACGACAAGCTGGCGCCAGTGGGCGACAAAGTGACCGATAAGGATTACTTCGGTACCGGTCTGGGGATTGCCGTTCGTCAGGGCAACACTGAGCTGCAGCAGAAATTCAACGCTGCGCTGGAAAAAGTGAAGAAAGACGGCACCTACGAAACCATCTACAAAAAATGGTTCCAGAAGTAA
- a CDS encoding helix-turn-helix domain-containing protein has translation MLSIYGKNSRPQAELEAIIAATEGFEERTLRKWQRISTENNENIHFIVSGEVEFRRESDELCMFTLQNKCIFGLSSIYYNSTHMYGLVRASTVVRTLKKEDFFRLMSEKNLWEALSKVLSWYVCLLSKRDEVLVARSAYSIVREFLLEINELMVHHQRDINIYDYIQEYTSLARSTIIKILADLKKGNYIQVDKGRLMHLSALPEKY, from the coding sequence ATGTTAAGTATCTATGGTAAAAATAGCCGTCCACAAGCTGAACTCGAGGCTATTATCGCGGCAACTGAAGGTTTTGAAGAAAGAACCTTACGCAAATGGCAGCGTATCAGTACCGAGAACAACGAAAATATTCATTTTATCGTTAGCGGTGAAGTTGAATTCCGCCGCGAGTCGGATGAACTGTGTATGTTCACCCTGCAGAATAAATGTATTTTCGGTCTCTCCTCTATTTATTATAACTCAACGCATATGTACGGCCTGGTTCGTGCCAGTACCGTCGTAAGAACCCTTAAAAAAGAGGATTTTTTCCGTCTGATGAGCGAAAAAAACCTGTGGGAAGCCTTGAGTAAAGTCCTCTCCTGGTATGTTTGCCTGCTCAGCAAACGTGACGAAGTGCTGGTGGCCCGCAGCGCATACTCTATTGTTCGCGAATTCTTGCTGGAAATTAACGAACTGATGGTGCACCATCAGCGCGATATCAATATTTACGACTATATTCAGGAATATACCAGCCTGGCCCGAAGTACCATTATAAAAATTCTCGCCGACCTGAAAAAAGGTAATTATATTCAGGTTGATAAAGGCCGTCTGATGCATTTGTCAGCACTGCCGGAAAAATATTAA
- the artJ gene encoding arginine ABC transporter substrate-binding protein ArtJ, protein MKKLVLAALLATFAAGASAADKINFGVSATYPPFESLDASNQIVGFDIDLAKALCKQMQADCTFTNHAFDSLIPSLKFKKYDAVISGMDITPERSKQVAFTDPYYANSAVVIAKKGAYTSFDQLKGKRIGMENGTTHQKYLQDKHPEVKTVAYDSYQNAIIDLKNGRIDGVFGDTAVVNEWLKTNPQLGTATEKVTDPQYFGTGLGIAVRPDNKALLEKLNGALKAIKADGTYQKISEQWFPQ, encoded by the coding sequence ATGAAAAAGTTAGTTCTGGCCGCATTACTCGCCACCTTCGCCGCTGGCGCATCCGCAGCTGATAAAATCAATTTTGGCGTGTCCGCCACCTATCCGCCGTTTGAATCGCTGGATGCCAGCAACCAGATCGTGGGTTTCGATATCGATCTGGCGAAAGCGCTGTGCAAACAAATGCAGGCCGACTGCACCTTTACCAACCATGCCTTCGACAGCCTGATCCCGTCGCTGAAATTTAAAAAATACGACGCGGTGATCTCCGGGATGGACATCACGCCTGAGCGCAGCAAGCAGGTTGCGTTCACCGACCCGTACTACGCCAACTCGGCGGTCGTGATTGCGAAGAAAGGCGCCTATACCTCTTTCGATCAGCTGAAAGGCAAACGCATCGGGATGGAAAACGGCACCACGCACCAGAAATACCTCCAGGACAAACATCCTGAAGTGAAAACCGTAGCCTATGACAGCTATCAGAACGCGATTATCGACCTGAAAAATGGCCGCATCGACGGCGTGTTCGGCGATACCGCCGTGGTGAACGAATGGCTGAAAACCAATCCGCAGCTGGGCACCGCAACCGAGAAAGTGACCGATCCGCAGTACTTCGGTACGGGTCTGGGCATCGCGGTACGTCCGGATAACAAGGCCCTGCTGGAAAAACTGAACGGCGCGCTGAAAGCGATTAAAGCGGACGGTACGTATCAGAAAATCAGCGAGCAGTGGTTCCCGCAGTAA
- the artP gene encoding arginine ABC transporter ATP-binding protein ArtP has protein sequence MSIKLNGINCFYGAHQALFDITLNCPEGETLVLLGPSGAGKSSLLRVLNLLEMPRSGTLAIAGNHFDFAKTPSDKAIRELRQNVGMVFQQYNLWPHLTVLQNLIEAPCRVLGLSKDQAIARAEKLLDRLRLKPYSDRYPLHLSGGQQQRVAIARALMMEPAVLLFDEPTAALDPEITAQIVSIIRELAETNITQVIVTHEVEVARKTASRVVYMENGYIVEQGDASCFANPQTDAFKNYLSH, from the coding sequence ATGAGTATTAAACTAAACGGCATTAACTGCTTCTACGGCGCACACCAGGCGCTGTTTGACATCACGCTGAACTGCCCGGAAGGCGAAACGCTGGTTTTGCTTGGCCCAAGCGGTGCAGGCAAAAGCTCCCTTCTGCGCGTCCTTAATCTGCTTGAAATGCCCCGTTCAGGTACGCTGGCGATTGCCGGTAACCATTTTGATTTCGCGAAAACGCCGTCTGATAAAGCGATTCGCGAACTGCGTCAAAACGTCGGCATGGTCTTCCAGCAATACAATCTCTGGCCGCATCTGACCGTTCTGCAAAACCTGATTGAAGCGCCGTGCCGCGTGCTGGGGTTAAGTAAGGATCAGGCGATCGCGCGCGCTGAAAAGCTGCTGGATCGTCTGCGCCTTAAGCCCTACAGCGACCGCTATCCGCTGCACCTTTCCGGTGGTCAGCAGCAGCGCGTAGCCATTGCCCGCGCGCTGATGATGGAGCCTGCGGTACTGCTATTTGATGAGCCAACCGCGGCGCTGGACCCGGAAATTACCGCCCAGATCGTCAGCATCATTCGCGAGCTGGCGGAAACCAATATTACGCAGGTTATCGTCACCCACGAAGTGGAAGTGGCGCGTAAAACCGCCAGCCGTGTGGTCTACATGGAAAACGGGTATATCGTTGAGCAAGGTGATGCGAGCTGCTTCGCGAACCCGCAAACCGATGCCTTCAAAAACTATTTATCTCATTGA
- a CDS encoding ExeA family protein, with protein MYMRHFNFTTQPFRTITRMPGDFFVPYHQDVFGLLKEKCQTTGVTALLSDDSYLASQFCDALKKHDDTLLAINAFPKLSASGLLYKLNTTTNESKTRIQAIDAVLRQWQDEMLSRKTTRKVLVISHIQSMKANCHDALSMLLTRAQELDVPLSVVLMGSADQEAALQQSGLSKSLHTHHTLRPLTCRESLSYVQAQCEAHGSDATPFTRARVRKMHVLTKGQAGKLNELAHLAMLAAWTERSAQVSPRHLRLAAGEVLPAKPKGKRLAVMGLFASVLFAACGWTLMPTITARLPVQLPVMASWKPQAPKTDAPAVPVIDNEVVNKPDAMHQLYTMWGYDATMEEALCQNAGQVNLMCKEGSAPVEELAKEGYPWIGEIKTGDHLNYAVVARVDDKSLDLLMNNRTWQVSRSWFNQHATGNYTQLHRLTPQGKDAVSAESSAKDLGWMDRQLSLALNLPETHTKVWTAELMQRTREFQQKMHLHVDGIAGEDTLMQLMRETRTTPSVLIQPANISATPNAQEKHS; from the coding sequence ATGTATATGCGCCATTTTAATTTCACTACCCAGCCTTTCCGGACTATCACCCGGATGCCAGGTGATTTTTTTGTTCCGTATCATCAGGATGTGTTCGGTTTGCTGAAAGAGAAGTGCCAGACAACAGGCGTCACTGCGCTCTTAAGCGACGACAGCTATCTCGCCTCGCAGTTTTGCGATGCGCTGAAAAAGCATGACGACACGCTGCTTGCCATTAACGCCTTCCCGAAACTCAGCGCCAGCGGCCTGCTCTATAAACTCAACACCACCACCAATGAGAGCAAAACCCGGATCCAGGCTATTGATGCTGTGCTGCGCCAGTGGCAGGACGAGATGTTGTCCCGCAAAACCACGCGTAAAGTGCTGGTCATTTCGCATATTCAGTCAATGAAAGCGAATTGCCACGACGCTCTGTCCATGCTGTTAACCCGCGCGCAGGAGCTGGATGTGCCTCTGTCGGTTGTGCTGATGGGATCGGCCGACCAGGAAGCCGCCCTCCAGCAGTCCGGGTTGAGTAAATCTCTTCATACGCATCACACGCTCCGGCCCCTCACCTGCCGCGAGTCCCTGAGCTATGTTCAGGCCCAGTGCGAAGCGCATGGCAGCGACGCGACGCCGTTCACCCGGGCCCGCGTACGCAAGATGCACGTTCTGACCAAAGGACAGGCAGGCAAACTCAACGAGCTGGCGCACCTTGCGATGCTAGCCGCCTGGACCGAGCGTTCAGCGCAGGTATCGCCGCGCCATCTGCGCCTCGCCGCAGGAGAAGTTCTGCCGGCGAAACCGAAGGGCAAACGCCTTGCCGTTATGGGCCTTTTTGCCTCCGTACTGTTTGCCGCCTGCGGCTGGACATTGATGCCCACCATTACCGCCAGACTGCCGGTACAGCTGCCCGTGATGGCCAGCTGGAAACCGCAGGCACCAAAAACCGACGCCCCAGCGGTGCCGGTTATTGATAATGAAGTGGTGAACAAGCCCGATGCGATGCATCAGCTCTATACCATGTGGGGTTATGACGCCACGATGGAAGAGGCGCTCTGCCAGAACGCCGGGCAGGTCAACCTGATGTGTAAGGAGGGCAGCGCTCCGGTCGAAGAGCTGGCAAAAGAGGGTTACCCGTGGATCGGCGAGATCAAAACAGGCGATCACCTGAACTATGCCGTGGTGGCCAGAGTAGATGATAAATCGCTGGATCTGCTGATGAATAATCGCACCTGGCAGGTAAGCCGCAGCTGGTTTAACCAGCATGCTACGGGCAATTACACCCAATTGCACCGCCTTACACCGCAGGGGAAAGATGCCGTGAGCGCCGAAAGCAGCGCCAAAGATCTGGGCTGGATGGATCGGCAGCTTAGCCTGGCGCTGAATCTACCCGAAACCCACACAAAGGTGTGGACGGCCGAACTGATGCAACGTACCCGCGAGTTTCAGCAGAAAATGCATCTGCATGTGGACGGGATTGCGGGTGAAGATACATTGATGCAGTTAATGCGTGAAACCCGGACTACGCCAAGCGTACTTATTCAGCCCGCAAATATATCTGCGACCCCCAACGCGCAGGAGAAGCATTCATAA